AACATGAAAACGATCAGATATTTTTGATAATGCTTCGCCTTTATGAATGCGTTTCTTTATTTCAGCTACTTTCTTTTCATTTAGTTTATAACCTGACGCATTTTCAGGGCGTTTGCCAATCCGTTTCTTTTTCTCTTTTATAACAACAGGACTTTTCTTCTGATGTTCAATATTATCTTCTTGAGTCATCCACTTCAGGTTTGAATAATGATTGTTGCCTTTGTTATAATCCTTATGGGTAACAATATCATGCTTCTTAGAAGGTTGTTTCACAAAATTATCAGCAACCAGACGATGTACTAATGGAGCATAGTTAATGGTACGCCCCAACTCATCTTTTCTGAATACTTTTCTATACACTTCCTTTAGGCCGTTCAACTCTGCAACAGCAAAATCAATTTTCTTTTTATGGTTGTTATAAGCTGGTGAATTCTTTTTATGAGATTTTAATTCAGATTTTAAATCGCGTAGTTTACCTGTTAATATTTCAATTCTTCTTCGCTTCTGGTCCAGCTGTTTTTGAACGCTATCATCTCTTTTCTTAAAAAGCTTAAATCTCACAATAGGATATCCATTAATCAAGGTTCCTTTAAGGACTCTGTTTTCTGCAATTTTGGTTGAGGTTCTGACTCTTCCAAAATTTGACACTTCAATTTTCAGATTATTGGTAAACTTAAATGGAGGCTTTACAAGCGCCCATTTTTCATTCTTAAAATCATTTTTCATTGTTTGAAAATTTACAATTAGGATTCAATTGTGATTTTATGCTTCAATAAATATAACTGACTAAAATGGCAAATCGTCTTTATAATCCTCCTGAGGTAATTCGGACATAGTTGGCATTGGCGACTCCATTGGAGCCTCTCCTGCCGAAGTTTTTTCAATCTTCCATGCATCGAGCGATGTAAAATATTTAATCTCACCGGATGGAGATTTCCACTCTCTGCCTTTAATATTAAAAGAAACCGATAACTCATCACCCGGTTGAAAACTCTCTATCAATCTGCATTTGTCATTTGCCAGTTGAAAAATAACTATTTGGGGGTATGATGATTTTGCATCTATTGTAAGTGTAAATTCTCTTTTGCGAAATTTGTCTGTTACTACCTGTTCTGCAAATTTCTGTTTTAGTATTCCTGTTATCTGAAGCATTTTGAATTTTTTTTCAAAAGTAAAAATAAATTTAAAAAATCAAATTTTTAAGTTTTAAAGCATTGACCTTATTGTTGAATTTTTCCATAATAATTTCTTCCCGTAGCGAAATATCTATCTGTGTAAATTCCTGCTTAATCATTACAGAAAGTGCCTCGCGCATAGCTTCGGGCGTGTCTGCAACAGTGCAAAGTTGCTCCAATCCCGTATTTTGAACCATTGGGGTGTTTACGAGTGCAAAACGGCCGCTGAAAAGTGCAGAAAGCAGTTTGAGCTTAATCCCTGTCGGCTGAAAAGTTGGCAGCACATTTATATGTGCATCCAAAACCAAATCGTTAATCTGCTTTGTATTCAAGTCACTGAGTAAAGTAATATTATTCTTTCTCTGAACTGCATCTCTTAAATTAACACCCGGTTTGCTGCCGGCTATGAGTAAGGTTACGGGTGAGTTTTTAAAAACTTCCTGCA
This portion of the Bacteroidia bacterium genome encodes:
- a CDS encoding HNH endonuclease; the protein is MKNDFKNEKWALVKPPFKFTNNLKIEVSNFGRVRTSTKIAENRVLKGTLINGYPIVRFKLFKKRDDSVQKQLDQKRRRIEILTGKLRDLKSELKSHKKNSPAYNNHKKKIDFAVAELNGLKEVYRKVFRKDELGRTINYAPLVHRLVADNFVKQPSKKHDIVTHKDYNKGNNHYSNLKWMTQEDNIEHQKKSPVVIKEKKKRIGKRPENASGYKLNEKKVAEIKKRIHKGEALSKISDRFHVSETQLLRIKRGINWGDVKISR
- a CDS encoding DUF3127 domain-containing protein, whose translation is MLQITGILKQKFAEQVVTDKFRKREFTLTIDAKSSYPQIVIFQLANDKCRLIESFQPGDELSVSFNIKGREWKSPSGEIKYFTSLDAWKIEKTSAGEAPMESPMPTMSELPQEDYKDDLPF